From a region of the Armatimonadota bacterium genome:
- the trpC gene encoding indole-3-glycerol phosphate synthase TrpC, with product MNVLDRILQSKRDRLPDRMASMSLDEVRSQAADAPPTLGFLDALLSSEHDVSLIAEVKKASPVQGVLRESFDAVEIAQTYKLCGADCLSVLTDVEHFQGHPSYVRLCRSATGLPTLRKDFTIHEYDVYEARALGADAVLLIVSALERAHLQELLLLAGELGMDALVEAHSLDEALVAVEIGAKLVGLNNRDLETFEVNIEIARDVIPQIAGRATVVSESALNNNDDVRLAQEAGARAVLIGTSFCTAPDIAQKVREVMGW from the coding sequence ATGAACGTCCTCGACCGCATCTTGCAATCCAAGCGAGATCGGCTTCCAGATCGCATGGCAAGCATGTCGCTCGATGAGGTCCGATCGCAGGCCGCCGACGCGCCGCCGACCCTCGGTTTCTTGGACGCACTATTGTCGAGCGAGCACGACGTTTCCCTCATCGCCGAGGTCAAGAAGGCCAGCCCGGTACAAGGCGTCTTGCGGGAATCGTTCGATGCTGTGGAGATCGCTCAAACTTACAAGCTGTGCGGTGCGGACTGCTTGAGCGTTCTGACCGACGTAGAGCACTTCCAAGGCCATCCGAGCTACGTTCGGCTTTGCAGGTCTGCGACCGGCCTGCCGACTCTGCGAAAGGACTTCACGATCCACGAGTACGATGTCTACGAGGCCCGAGCCCTCGGCGCAGACGCCGTCCTGCTGATTGTCAGCGCATTGGAGCGCGCGCACCTCCAGGAACTGCTCCTGTTGGCAGGGGAGCTGGGAATGGATGCGCTGGTAGAGGCTCACTCGTTGGACGAAGCGCTCGTCGCTGTGGAGATCGGAGCCAAGCTGGTCGGGCTCAACAACCGAGATTTGGAGACGTTCGAAGTGAACATCGAGATTGCGAGAGACGTGATTCCACAGATCGCCGGTCGAGCGACGGTCGTCAGCGAAAGCGCGCTGAACAACAACGACGACGTCCGGCTGGCGCAGGAAGCCGGCGCGAGAGCAGTCCTCATCGGCACCAGCTTTTGCACCGCGCCAGACATTGCACAGAAGGTGCGGGAAGTGATGGGCTGGTGA
- the trpD gene encoding anthranilate phosphoribosyltransferase, with the protein MDVTATLELLVGGTSLTQEQAADLMRQIMAGELHESQIAGVLVALRIKGVDAEELAGFARVMKQNAKVFENDAPNLVDTCGTGGGPPTFNLSTTAAIIAAAAGAKVAKHGNRAVTSKCGSADVLEELGVELTGDMGRLQAKFASTGIVFLFAPNHHPAMRFVGPVRKALGVRTVFNQLGPLANPANASCQLVGVYDRSLIAPMADALKILGLKKAMVVCSEEGMDEISPCGVTYGCLLENGAVSETELTPESFGLDPIPFEALAPGETLADAAAAVREALTEHRSMRARAALPNAGAALYLAGVANTLQEGASLASRAIETGAAAATLDGLVS; encoded by the coding sequence ATGGACGTCACGGCGACGCTGGAACTCCTGGTGGGTGGCACGTCTTTGACCCAAGAGCAAGCCGCAGATCTGATGCGCCAGATCATGGCTGGCGAATTGCACGAGTCCCAGATAGCTGGGGTTCTGGTCGCGCTACGGATCAAGGGGGTGGACGCGGAGGAGCTGGCCGGGTTCGCACGGGTAATGAAGCAGAACGCAAAGGTATTTGAAAACGACGCTCCTAACCTCGTCGATACGTGCGGCACTGGCGGCGGGCCGCCCACGTTCAACCTCTCGACAACGGCGGCGATCATCGCTGCCGCCGCAGGCGCGAAAGTTGCCAAGCACGGCAACCGAGCGGTGACCAGCAAGTGCGGCAGCGCGGACGTGCTGGAGGAGCTTGGCGTCGAGCTGACCGGCGATATGGGGCGGTTGCAGGCAAAGTTCGCTTCTACGGGCATCGTGTTCCTGTTTGCGCCCAACCACCATCCGGCGATGCGATTCGTCGGGCCGGTTCGCAAGGCCCTGGGCGTACGCACAGTGTTCAACCAGCTCGGCCCGCTGGCCAACCCCGCCAATGCGTCGTGCCAGCTTGTTGGCGTTTACGACAGATCGCTCATCGCGCCGATGGCGGATGCGCTGAAGATTCTCGGGCTGAAAAAAGCGATGGTCGTGTGCAGCGAAGAGGGGATGGACGAGATTTCGCCGTGCGGAGTGACGTATGGCTGCCTGCTGGAAAACGGAGCGGTCAGCGAAACGGAGCTGACGCCGGAGTCGTTCGGACTGGACCCGATTCCTTTCGAAGCGCTTGCGCCGGGTGAGACGCTTGCCGACGCTGCGGCAGCCGTCCGCGAGGCGCTGACCGAACACAGGTCGATGCGGGCGCGTGCGGCCTTGCCGAACGCCGGCGCGGCGCTATACCTGGCCGGCGTTGCAAACACTCTGCAAGAGGGGGCGTCGCTCGCCAGCAGGGCAATCGAAACCGGCGCGGCAGCGGCAACATTGGACGGGCTTGTCTCATGA
- a CDS encoding phosphoribosylanthranilate isomerase, with amino-acid sequence MRRRSDAEVAIECGADALGFVMELTSPRRITAIELGEMADTVPPFVFAVGVYGRYAPAEHAPFFDAVQAIDVDQHVLPEGCRSVLTYRMGSGQDLPDLASVDALLIDSFSPDEYGGTGKQIDVEAARRLIHETSLPVIVAGGLTPDNVGAVVRALRPFAVDVSSGVEEEPGIKSADLIAAFVAAVREADDSE; translated from the coding sequence TTGCGTCGTCGATCAGACGCGGAGGTCGCCATTGAGTGCGGCGCGGATGCTCTCGGGTTCGTGATGGAGCTGACCAGCCCCAGGAGGATCACGGCGATAGAGCTGGGCGAGATGGCCGATACCGTCCCGCCGTTCGTTTTTGCGGTCGGCGTCTACGGCCGGTATGCGCCGGCGGAGCACGCGCCGTTCTTCGACGCGGTCCAGGCGATAGACGTAGACCAACACGTGCTGCCTGAGGGATGCCGCTCGGTTCTGACTTATCGAATGGGATCGGGTCAAGACTTGCCGGATCTCGCCTCTGTCGACGCGCTGCTGATCGATTCGTTCTCGCCCGACGAATACGGCGGGACGGGCAAGCAGATCGACGTCGAGGCTGCGAGGCGGCTCATTCACGAGACGAGCCTTCCGGTCATCGTTGCCGGCGGTCTCACGCCGGACAACGTCGGCGCGGTCGTCCGCGCTCTTCGGCCCTTTGCCGTCGACGTCAGCAGCGGAGTGGAAGAGGAGCCTGGGATCAAGAGCGCAGACCTGATCGCTGCATTTGTGGCCGCAGTTCGCGAGGCCGACGACTCGGAATAG
- a CDS encoding ABC transporter ATP-binding protein, which translates to MTKTYNVGGGKTRDVVDNLNLEVRTGEIFGFLGPNGAGKTTTIKILLGIIRATSGEAYVLDKVAGDVEAHRRLSYLPEKPYYYEHMTGLEIISFYASLFGIKDIDLCKSLLERVNLADDMNRPIAQYSRGMQQRIGLAQSLINDPELLFLDEPTAGLDPIAHIDIRNLILQFREDGKTVFISSHELSDIERICDRVAIINHGVVIKQGELDELLAGGRIEITASGLAQEKAKAMNFPDTIVSVSGNRVIVDMPDSEDADAAIELMRSAGGKIISVIPRRRRLEDLFLESVGASFVKGGAFGRSADAVKEKEADEDERDEVKA; encoded by the coding sequence TTGACCAAAACGTATAACGTCGGCGGTGGGAAAACCCGCGATGTCGTCGACAATTTGAACCTCGAAGTGAGGACTGGCGAGATATTCGGCTTCTTAGGACCGAACGGCGCTGGCAAGACGACGACGATCAAGATTCTTCTCGGCATCATCAGGGCGACCTCGGGTGAGGCGTACGTGCTCGACAAGGTGGCCGGCGATGTCGAAGCGCACAGGCGCCTCAGCTATCTGCCGGAAAAGCCTTACTACTACGAGCACATGACGGGCTTGGAGATCATCTCGTTTTACGCCTCGCTATTTGGCATCAAGGACATCGACCTTTGCAAGTCGCTCTTAGAAAGGGTCAATTTGGCAGATGATATGAACCGACCGATCGCTCAGTACTCCAGGGGCATGCAACAACGGATCGGTTTGGCTCAAAGTCTCATCAACGACCCCGAGTTGCTGTTCTTGGACGAGCCGACTGCCGGGCTTGATCCGATCGCGCACATCGACATCCGCAACCTGATCCTGCAGTTCAGGGAAGATGGCAAGACGGTGTTCATCTCTAGCCACGAACTGAGCGACATCGAGAGAATCTGCGACCGCGTCGCCATAATCAACCACGGGGTCGTGATCAAACAGGGCGAGTTGGACGAGCTTCTGGCTGGCGGTAGGATCGAGATCACGGCAAGCGGGCTCGCGCAGGAGAAGGCGAAGGCGATGAACTTTCCCGATACGATCGTTTCGGTAAGCGGCAACCGCGTGATCGTGGACATGCCGGATTCCGAGGACGCCGACGCAGCGATCGAACTGATGCGCTCTGCCGGCGGCAAAATCATAAGCGTCATACCGCGGCGCAGACGGCTGGAAGATCTGTTCCTAGAATCCGTGGGTGCGTCTTTTGTCAAGGGCGGCGCATTCGGAAGAAGCGCCGATGCGGTGAAAGAGAAAGAAGCAGATGAAGACGAGAGGGACGAGGTGAAGGCTTGA
- the ndhC gene encoding NADH-quinone oxidoreductase subunit A, with the protein MFGAFMPILLLLVAAAVICAAMVTLSWVLGPKKLTPYKSSPYECGVEPIGTGQERIPIKFYLVAIIFVLFDIEVVFLWSLMTVFKDAPLEFKVFTGVVTAIYMALWIIGDVYIIRVGAIDWDEETTIALEKVAELPSGSGS; encoded by the coding sequence ATGTTCGGGGCGTTCATGCCGATCCTCCTGCTGCTTGTGGCCGCCGCCGTTATCTGCGCGGCGATGGTGACCCTGAGCTGGGTTCTCGGCCCGAAGAAGCTCACTCCCTATAAGAGCTCGCCGTACGAATGCGGGGTCGAGCCGATCGGAACGGGGCAGGAGCGGATTCCGATCAAGTTCTATCTGGTAGCCATCATCTTTGTGCTCTTCGACATCGAGGTCGTGTTTCTGTGGAGCCTGATGACGGTGTTTAAGGACGCTCCGCTTGAATTCAAGGTCTTTACGGGCGTAGTGACCGCCATCTACATGGCGCTGTGGATCATCGGCGACGTGTATATCATCCGAGTGGGCGCCATCGACTGGGACGAAGAAACGACGATAGCCCTGGAGAAGGTGGCTGAACTGCCATCTGGGAGCGGATCGTAA
- a CDS encoding prepilin-type N-terminal cleavage/methylation domain-containing protein — MRKKAFTLIELLVVIAIIAILAAILFPVFAQAKESAKNTALLSNVKQIGTAHMLYAADYDDLWSPTMASHPILPIDLGWQDLVQPYMRNYDIVTHPKRDPIIEGTIYTTWLRLQDMALVPRAFTSGASIPATNGYWLGVHLGQDVRYTGIAGFVNLDNSRPDWLKRIHHPSLSTSGIEDVSGTAMVFEGNNWDVWWAVMGTFGDLSGGPMRWCVKWVPVGWNRNGNDYGWAGPNTLTRPVDRRDGTWCAVARGRTTFVATDTSARSTDVRGYFYEGHEANQSGRSWKVLPGLNPHGW, encoded by the coding sequence ATGCGAAAGAAAGCGTTTACGCTAATTGAGCTGCTCGTCGTCATCGCTATCATTGCGATTCTCGCTGCGATTCTCTTCCCTGTGTTTGCACAGGCCAAGGAGTCCGCGAAGAATACGGCGTTGCTAAGCAACGTGAAGCAAATTGGCACGGCACATATGCTCTATGCGGCTGACTACGACGATCTTTGGTCGCCGACGATGGCATCTCACCCGATTTTGCCCATCGACCTCGGCTGGCAAGACCTCGTACAGCCCTACATGAGGAATTACGACATCGTAACTCACCCGAAGCGAGATCCCATCATTGAGGGAACTATCTACACGACGTGGCTTCGCCTGCAGGACATGGCTCTCGTTCCGCGAGCCTTCACCTCTGGCGCTTCCATTCCAGCAACTAATGGTTACTGGTTGGGCGTCCACCTCGGACAAGACGTTCGCTACACTGGCATCGCTGGCTTCGTGAACTTGGACAACTCGCGGCCTGACTGGCTGAAGAGAATCCACCATCCTTCGCTGTCCACTAGTGGCATCGAAGACGTATCTGGCACGGCCATGGTCTTTGAAGGCAACAACTGGGACGTCTGGTGGGCTGTCATGGGCACCTTTGGCGACCTCTCCGGCGGCCCGATGCGCTGGTGCGTGAAGTGGGTTCCGGTAGGCTGGAACCGCAACGGCAACGACTACGGCTGGGCTGGCCCTAACACGCTGACCCGACCGGTCGACAGGCGCGACGGCACGTGGTGCGCAGTCGCACGCGGTCGAACAACGTTCGTCGCCACCGACACATCCGCCAGATCGACTGACGTTCGCGGCTACTTTTACGAGGGCCACGAAGCGAACCAATCTGGTCGCTCTTGGAAGGTTCTGCCGGGTCTGAACCCGCACGGCTGGTAG
- a CDS encoding ABC transporter permease, with translation MKVIFAIARTTVGEAIRRKILLVILLIGVLFLVIAPGLNMLTARQEQTVLISLTLGVIQLTSAVLALVLTVYMIPNEIERRTIYTILAKPVQRWQFVIGKYLGAIGALGLMMALMTFTLIIVYAIMQGVSDIQQLSLLAKAPLMFFVQMCLLSAVAVTFSTFVAPMVNFFLSGGVYLLGSLFNSLLEIISDSSTMHPAMKVVATVLSSVVPNFQNFNVQNSSINASQVIRGELAHFVNLTAYGVTYILVLLFVGILIFDRREV, from the coding sequence TTGAAGGTCATCTTTGCTATCGCAAGAACGACGGTCGGCGAGGCGATTCGGCGAAAAATCTTGTTGGTCATTCTCCTGATCGGCGTCCTGTTCTTGGTCATTGCTCCGGGGCTGAACATGCTGACGGCGCGACAGGAGCAGACTGTCTTGATCAGTTTGACCCTCGGCGTCATCCAGCTGACGAGCGCAGTGCTCGCGCTGGTTCTGACCGTCTACATGATCCCGAACGAGATCGAGCGTCGAACGATTTACACGATCCTGGCGAAACCGGTTCAGCGCTGGCAGTTCGTGATCGGCAAGTACCTCGGCGCGATCGGAGCGCTTGGACTGATGATGGCGCTCATGACGTTCACGCTGATCATCGTGTACGCGATCATGCAGGGGGTCAGCGATATCCAGCAGTTATCGCTGCTTGCGAAAGCGCCTCTGATGTTCTTCGTCCAAATGTGCCTGCTCTCGGCTGTTGCCGTGACGTTCTCGACGTTTGTGGCGCCGATGGTCAACTTCTTCCTCTCTGGCGGCGTTTACCTGCTCGGCTCGCTGTTCAATTCGCTTCTGGAGATCATTTCTGACAGTTCGACTATGCACCCGGCTATGAAGGTGGTGGCGACGGTGCTGTCGTCGGTCGTTCCGAACTTCCAGAACTTCAATGTGCAGAACTCCTCGATCAACGCGAGCCAGGTGATACGCGGTGAACTCGCTCACTTCGTGAACCTGACCGCGTATGGAGTGACGTACATTCTAGTCCTTCTCTTCGTCGGAATTTTGATCTTTGATCGCAGAGAGGTCTGA
- a CDS encoding NADH-quinone oxidoreductase subunit C gives MTGPAVGSERLEAIKIREAFGGALTKVCDKLDETYLCIRREKIADVIQFLKDDADLAYDYFVECLGVDYLTWKGERDVDGRFEVVYNLYSTKNLSRIYLKVGVDDGQSVPTAKHVFLGAEYPEREIWDLFGVVFEGNQHSGRFLLPDNWKGHPLRKDEPLGGEDVVFAQGTEGPAVEDESTPHAGESFEGETGSEKIGGR, from the coding sequence ATGACGGGCCCTGCCGTCGGATCAGAGCGACTCGAGGCGATCAAGATTCGAGAGGCGTTCGGCGGCGCGCTCACAAAGGTCTGCGACAAGCTCGACGAGACGTACCTTTGCATCCGGCGCGAGAAGATCGCCGACGTCATCCAGTTCTTGAAGGACGATGCCGACTTGGCGTACGACTACTTCGTCGAGTGTCTCGGAGTCGATTATTTGACTTGGAAAGGCGAGCGCGACGTTGACGGGCGATTCGAGGTCGTCTACAACCTGTACTCGACGAAGAACCTGTCCAGGATCTACCTCAAAGTCGGCGTTGACGACGGCCAGTCTGTGCCGACCGCCAAGCACGTGTTCTTGGGAGCAGAGTATCCGGAAAGGGAGATTTGGGATTTGTTCGGCGTCGTTTTCGAAGGGAATCAGCACTCTGGGCGATTCCTGCTGCCCGACAACTGGAAGGGCCATCCTCTGAGGAAGGACGAGCCGCTGGGTGGCGAGGACGTGGTGTTTGCCCAAGGCACCGAAGGGCCTGCGGTCGAGGACGAATCGACTCCGCACGCCGGAGAAAGCTTCGAGGGCGAGACTGGAAGCGAGAAGATCGGCGGCCGATAA